A single genomic interval of Chitinophaga sp. 180180018-3 harbors:
- a CDS encoding DUF1338 domain-containing protein — protein MLKEILAGLMRRYQQRVPDVAAVINAMTAEGIVKKAGDIENDHIAFRTMGVPQLGVQSLEKIFLHYGYTKMDHYHFPAKQLDAWWYAPPAPEYPRIFISELRVNDLSPAAQAVIHSYTAEVKTDPVNALNLGDGEAVDAFLHSALWRTPTLADYQLLAAESEYAAWVIYNRYYLNHFTVSVHNLPSGYNTVADFNTFLEGHGFRLNDAGGKIKTSPDGLLLQSATVAGMITATFAGGETFPIAGSYVEFAERRVLPQFAGLPAAAIGRQQRREGFEAGNADKIFESTYSTQTKKSS, from the coding sequence ATGCTAAAAGAAATACTGGCTGGCCTCATGCGCCGCTATCAGCAAAGAGTACCGGATGTAGCTGCCGTCATCAACGCTATGACGGCGGAGGGTATTGTTAAAAAAGCCGGGGATATCGAAAATGATCATATCGCATTCAGAACGATGGGAGTACCACAGTTAGGCGTACAGTCGCTCGAGAAAATATTTCTGCATTACGGCTATACGAAAATGGACCACTACCATTTCCCGGCGAAACAACTGGACGCCTGGTGGTATGCTCCTCCTGCGCCGGAGTATCCGCGTATTTTCATCAGCGAACTGCGGGTGAATGATCTGAGTCCGGCTGCACAGGCGGTGATACACAGCTATACGGCTGAAGTAAAAACCGATCCGGTAAATGCACTGAACCTGGGCGATGGTGAAGCTGTGGATGCCTTCCTTCACAGCGCACTCTGGAGAACCCCTACTCTGGCGGATTACCAGCTACTGGCTGCGGAAAGCGAATATGCCGCATGGGTGATCTATAACCGCTATTATCTGAATCATTTTACCGTAAGTGTACATAACCTGCCTTCGGGATACAATACTGTCGCTGATTTTAACACGTTCCTGGAAGGGCATGGTTTCCGGTTGAATGACGCAGGTGGTAAGATCAAAACCAGTCCGGATGGCCTGCTGCTGCAAAGTGCTACCGTGGCCGGCATGATCACGGCCACATTTGCCGGCGGTGAAACCTTTCCTATTGCAGGCTCTTACGTAGAGTTCGCAGAGCGCAGGGTATTGCCTCAGTTTGCGGGTCTGCCAGCTGCCGCAATAGGCCGGCAGCAGCGCAGGGAAGGGTTTGAAGCCGGAAATGCTGATAAGATCTTTGAAAGTACCTACTCGACCCAAACAAAAAAAAGTTCCTAA
- a CDS encoding S8 family peptidase has protein sequence MKLFRREVAVLAGCVAFVTAFTTSTNAQSKPQVPKNWHLLSYDTDSVFGTSTEKAYKELLKGKKSTPVIVAVIDSGIDTLHEDLKSVLWTNPREIPGNGKDDDHNGYVDDIHGWNFLGGKDGSSLKEDSEEAAREYYRYKTKYGNPDSALAKDSKEYATWQQLQAKIEKPNSQYKMQYKSMAKLQENVNKCESILKTYLGKDDFTVAQLDSIQTTSQDVLLARNFMTRLLKSAGDEPAAFSEFKMEFDEYMNELKRKAESTDMKPNANRERIVGDNLEDIKDTKYGNNDVMGKFGFHGTHVSGIIAAARNNGVGIDGIADNVRIMAVKAVPDGDERDKDVALAIRYAVDNGAQIINMSFGKPFSPHKDWVDDAVKYAEQKGVLLVHAAGNDGANNDSVPNYPNPNYLDGGVASNFITVGASSTGTLSDKVANFSNYGKHTVDLFAPGVQIYSTVPGGNKYGNASGTSMASPVVAGVAALVLSYYPELSATQLKYVLEKSATPLPDGTKMVNKPGSTDEKVDFADLSKTGGIVNAYEALKLAATIKGENVKGKKQHKARVKNVKKN, from the coding sequence ATGAAATTGTTTCGCCGAGAGGTCGCAGTCCTGGCAGGTTGTGTTGCATTCGTGACTGCATTTACAACGAGCACTAACGCACAAAGTAAACCCCAGGTGCCCAAAAACTGGCACTTGTTAAGCTATGATACCGACAGCGTTTTTGGTACATCCACCGAGAAAGCCTATAAAGAATTGTTAAAAGGTAAAAAGAGTACGCCCGTCATCGTAGCGGTGATTGATTCAGGGATAGATACGCTGCATGAAGACCTCAAAAGCGTATTGTGGACCAATCCCAGGGAAATACCCGGAAATGGTAAAGATGACGATCATAATGGTTATGTGGACGATATCCACGGCTGGAATTTTCTCGGAGGAAAAGACGGCAGCAGCCTGAAAGAAGACTCTGAAGAAGCCGCCCGCGAATATTACCGGTACAAAACCAAATATGGCAATCCAGACTCAGCACTGGCTAAAGATTCGAAAGAATACGCAACCTGGCAACAGTTGCAGGCGAAAATAGAAAAGCCCAATTCACAGTATAAAATGCAGTATAAGAGCATGGCCAAGCTGCAGGAGAACGTGAATAAATGCGAATCTATACTGAAAACCTATCTGGGAAAAGATGACTTCACCGTAGCACAGCTCGACAGTATCCAGACTACCAGTCAGGATGTATTGCTGGCGCGAAATTTCATGACCCGTCTGCTGAAAAGTGCCGGTGACGAGCCTGCCGCTTTCAGCGAATTCAAGATGGAGTTTGATGAATATATGAATGAGCTGAAACGTAAGGCTGAAAGTACCGACATGAAGCCTAACGCTAACAGGGAGCGAATTGTAGGCGACAACCTCGAGGATATCAAAGATACTAAGTACGGCAACAACGATGTGATGGGTAAATTCGGCTTCCATGGCACCCACGTATCCGGTATCATTGCTGCTGCCCGCAACAATGGTGTAGGCATCGATGGTATCGCAGACAATGTACGTATCATGGCTGTTAAAGCCGTTCCGGACGGCGATGAAAGGGATAAGGATGTGGCCCTCGCTATCCGCTATGCAGTTGATAACGGCGCCCAGATCATTAATATGAGCTTTGGCAAACCCTTCTCCCCTCACAAGGATTGGGTGGATGATGCCGTAAAATATGCTGAACAGAAAGGAGTATTGCTCGTACACGCAGCAGGTAACGATGGCGCTAACAACGACTCCGTGCCCAACTACCCCAATCCGAACTACCTGGATGGTGGCGTAGCTTCCAACTTCATCACTGTTGGAGCCAGCAGCACCGGTACGCTGAGCGATAAAGTTGCCAACTTTTCCAACTACGGCAAACATACCGTAGACCTTTTCGCCCCTGGTGTACAGATCTATTCCACCGTACCTGGTGGCAATAAATACGGCAATGCCAGCGGCACCAGTATGGCCAGCCCGGTAGTAGCCGGAGTAGCAGCGCTGGTGCTCTCCTATTACCCCGAGCTTAGCGCTACCCAGCTGAAATATGTACTGGAGAAAAGCGCTACCCCGTTGCCCGACGGTACCAAAATGGTCAATAAACCTGGCAGCACCGACGAAAAAGTAGACTTCGCTGATCTCTCCAAAACAGGCGGTATTGTAAATGCCTACGAAGCCCTGAAACTCGCTGCCACCATCAAAGGCGAAAATGTTAAAGGCAAGAAACAGCACAAGGCGAGAGTGAAAAACGTGAAGAAGAACTAA
- a CDS encoding polyprenyl synthetase family protein has translation MHSFKELIAQFSLHFDQQQFPKHPANLYDAASHILDIGGKRIRPVLCMMGNELFDELHQDALETGSAIELFHNFTLLHDDIMDKAPLRRGKPTVHTVYGESAAILAGDVMLINVYERLNKVEANYKQKIIGVFNKAAIEVCEGQQLDMDFEHMPPEAVNYDDYVNMIGLKTSVLLAASLQMGAIIGGAGEGNQQHLYSFGKNIGIAFQIQDDYLDAFGDPEKFGKQQGGDILVNKKTFLLLKALELCSPAQRAELKMLMETSPADKVERVLELFRSCKVDEWAEKEKERFQQKAFESLDDIAVLSTRKTPLMELANYLLNRQQ, from the coding sequence ATGCATTCATTTAAAGAGTTAATAGCGCAGTTCAGTCTGCATTTCGATCAGCAACAGTTCCCGAAACACCCCGCCAATCTCTATGATGCGGCCTCTCATATCCTCGACATCGGAGGTAAGAGAATCAGGCCGGTGCTTTGTATGATGGGAAACGAACTTTTCGATGAGCTGCATCAGGATGCTTTAGAAACCGGCAGCGCTATTGAGCTTTTTCATAATTTCACGCTCCTGCACGACGATATCATGGATAAAGCCCCGCTCAGAAGGGGTAAGCCGACCGTACATACCGTTTATGGCGAATCGGCAGCCATTCTTGCAGGAGATGTAATGCTGATCAATGTTTACGAGCGGTTGAATAAAGTAGAGGCGAATTATAAGCAGAAGATCATCGGGGTGTTTAACAAAGCAGCCATCGAGGTGTGCGAAGGACAGCAACTGGACATGGATTTTGAGCATATGCCGCCGGAAGCAGTGAATTACGACGACTATGTAAACATGATCGGGCTGAAAACTTCCGTGCTCCTGGCTGCCAGTCTGCAAATGGGCGCTATTATCGGCGGTGCGGGAGAGGGGAACCAGCAGCACCTGTACTCGTTTGGCAAAAACATAGGCATCGCCTTCCAGATCCAGGACGATTACCTGGATGCCTTCGGAGACCCGGAAAAATTCGGAAAACAACAGGGTGGCGATATCCTCGTGAATAAAAAAACATTCCTCCTGCTCAAAGCACTGGAGCTTTGTAGCCCGGCCCAACGTGCCGAACTGAAAATGTTGATGGAAACTTCCCCGGCCGATAAGGTAGAACGTGTGCTGGAACTGTTCCGCAGCTGCAAAGTAGATGAATGGGCAGAGAAAGAAAAAGAACGTTTTCAGCAAAAGGCCTTCGAAAGCCTCGACGACATCGCGGTACTGTCTACCCGCAAAACACCGCTGATGGAGCTGGCAAATTATCTCTTAAACCGCCAGCAGTAA
- a CDS encoding amino acid permease, translated as MSSKSLFRRKSLASILNDTKAGLTDGHETGGMNKVLKVKDLTAMGIAAVIGAGIFSTIGEASYHGGPGVSLLFIITAITCGFSALCYAEFASRVPVSGSAYTYSYLSFGELAAWVIGWALILEYAIGNIAVAISWSGYCNNLLHGFGLDLPLWLASNYDSATPEVLAAAPRIAGVPIILNLPAFFIVIVVTWLAYVGIQESKRSANAMVALKILVILFVIVVGFFYVDKANWSPFMPNGFSGVLKGVSAVFFAYIGFDAVSTTAEECANPQRDLPKGMIYSLIICTVLYVLISFVLTGMVPFSKLKVDDPLAFVFQAVHLPTISYLISISAVVATTSVLLVFQIGQPRIWMSMSRDGLLPKRFAKIHPRFKTPSYATIITGVLVGIPALFVNLTIVTDLTSIGTLFAFILVCGGVLILPREEKATTKRFQLPYINGQIIVPLIVGLLVVVFRNDIASRFFVAGGWDVWKHNIPFYLFGIVTIIIVYLSITRKLSLIPILGMLSCFYLMTEIGLKNWIVFAIWMAIGLVIYFLYSYSHSKLAAKQKL; from the coding sequence ATGTCATCTAAATCGCTGTTTCGTAGAAAATCGCTTGCCTCCATATTAAATGATACCAAAGCAGGACTGACAGACGGTCACGAAACCGGTGGGATGAACAAAGTGCTGAAAGTGAAAGACCTTACAGCAATGGGGATTGCGGCTGTGATAGGCGCCGGTATTTTCTCCACCATAGGAGAGGCTTCTTATCATGGCGGGCCTGGCGTATCATTACTATTTATTATTACCGCTATCACCTGTGGATTCTCTGCACTTTGCTACGCTGAATTTGCCTCCCGGGTGCCTGTTTCCGGTAGTGCCTATACGTACTCCTACCTTAGTTTCGGAGAGCTGGCAGCCTGGGTCATTGGCTGGGCGCTTATCCTGGAATATGCAATTGGTAATATTGCCGTGGCCATTTCGTGGAGCGGCTATTGTAATAATCTCCTGCACGGGTTTGGATTGGACCTGCCTTTGTGGCTTGCCAGTAACTACGACAGTGCCACCCCGGAAGTGCTGGCGGCCGCGCCCCGGATTGCAGGCGTTCCCATTATACTGAACCTTCCCGCTTTTTTCATTGTAATAGTGGTTACCTGGCTGGCCTATGTAGGTATACAGGAAAGTAAACGCAGCGCCAATGCGATGGTAGCTTTGAAAATACTGGTGATACTTTTTGTGATCGTAGTAGGGTTCTTTTATGTAGATAAGGCTAACTGGTCGCCCTTTATGCCGAATGGTTTTTCAGGTGTGCTGAAAGGGGTATCGGCCGTATTTTTTGCCTATATCGGGTTTGATGCCGTGAGTACCACTGCCGAGGAATGTGCCAATCCCCAGCGGGATTTGCCTAAAGGGATGATCTATTCGCTCATCATCTGCACGGTATTGTACGTGTTGATTTCTTTTGTACTCACAGGTATGGTGCCTTTTTCAAAATTAAAGGTAGATGATCCCCTGGCTTTTGTTTTTCAGGCTGTGCACTTGCCAACTATCAGCTATCTTATATCTATAAGCGCTGTGGTGGCCACTACCAGTGTGTTGCTGGTTTTCCAGATTGGTCAGCCAAGAATCTGGATGAGTATGAGCCGCGACGGACTGCTGCCGAAACGCTTCGCCAAAATACATCCCCGGTTTAAAACACCTTCTTACGCCACTATTATTACCGGTGTACTGGTAGGGATACCTGCGCTGTTCGTGAACCTGACTATCGTAACAGACCTGACCAGCATAGGAACCCTTTTTGCGTTTATCCTTGTATGTGGTGGGGTACTCATTTTGCCGAGGGAGGAAAAAGCTACCACCAAACGTTTTCAGCTGCCCTATATCAACGGACAGATTATTGTACCCCTGATTGTAGGGCTGTTGGTAGTCGTTTTCCGTAACGATATTGCCAGCCGGTTCTTCGTAGCCGGTGGCTGGGATGTCTGGAAACATAATATCCCTTTCTACCTGTTCGGGATCGTTACCATTATCATCGTTTATCTTTCCATCACCCGTAAGCTCTCCCTGATCCCGATTCTGGGTATGCTGAGTTGTTTTTACCTGATGACAGAGATCGGCCTGAAAAACTGGATTGTATTTGCAATCTGGATGGCAATAGGGCTGGTAATCTACTTCCTTTACAGCTATTCCCATAGCAAGCTGGCAGCAAAGCAGAAATTGTAA
- a CDS encoding aldehyde dehydrogenase family protein: MAEDILQAFGITATQSGVSTGSKWLPAHGAEIVSVSPVDNKKIAGVKSATREDYDQVVAVAQEAFRVWRTWPAPKRGEIVRQIGVALREHKEHLGKLVSYEMGKSLQEGLGEVQEMIDICDFAVGLSRQLHGLTMHSERPGHRMYEQWHPLGVTGIISAFNFPVAVWSWNSMLAWVCGNVCIWKPSEKTPVTALACQRIVATVFSANHVPEGVCCLVTGARETGEWLSHDKRIPLVSATGSTRMGKAVGAAVGERLGRSLLELGGNNAIIISQDADLEMSLIGAVFGAVGTAGQRCTSTRRLIIHESVYDTFTGSLAKAYSQLRIGNPLDQHNHVGPLIDKAAVDAYLSAIEQVKQLGGSFLVEGGVLTGAGFESGCYVKPCIAAVENTYAIVQHETFAPILYVMKYKTIEEAIAMQNDVPQGLSSAIMTLNLREAEQFLSASGSDCGIANVNIGTSGAEIGGAFGGEKETGGGRESGSDAWKSYMRRQTNTINYSHGLPLAQGIKFEF, from the coding sequence ATGGCTGAAGATATCCTACAAGCATTTGGCATCACCGCCACACAAAGCGGTGTCAGTACCGGCTCCAAATGGTTGCCGGCACACGGAGCGGAGATTGTTTCCGTTTCACCGGTCGACAATAAAAAGATCGCCGGCGTGAAAAGCGCTACCCGGGAGGATTACGACCAGGTGGTAGCGGTGGCGCAGGAAGCATTCAGGGTATGGCGTACCTGGCCTGCCCCTAAGAGAGGTGAAATAGTAAGACAAATAGGCGTGGCCCTGCGCGAACATAAGGAACACCTGGGGAAACTGGTGTCTTATGAAATGGGTAAAAGTCTGCAGGAAGGCCTGGGAGAAGTACAGGAGATGATCGACATCTGCGACTTCGCGGTGGGCTTGTCGAGACAGCTGCATGGCCTTACCATGCACTCCGAACGTCCGGGGCATCGTATGTACGAGCAATGGCATCCGTTGGGCGTAACCGGCATCATTTCCGCTTTCAACTTCCCCGTGGCAGTATGGAGCTGGAATTCTATGCTGGCCTGGGTTTGCGGAAACGTATGTATCTGGAAGCCATCCGAAAAAACGCCGGTTACCGCATTAGCCTGTCAACGTATAGTCGCCACCGTATTTTCCGCCAATCATGTTCCGGAAGGTGTTTGCTGCCTGGTAACAGGCGCCAGGGAAACGGGGGAATGGTTATCGCACGACAAGCGTATTCCGCTGGTATCTGCTACTGGTTCTACCCGTATGGGCAAAGCGGTGGGCGCGGCTGTGGGCGAGCGCCTTGGCAGGTCGCTGCTGGAGCTGGGAGGCAACAATGCTATCATTATCTCTCAGGATGCAGACCTGGAAATGTCGCTCATTGGCGCCGTATTTGGTGCGGTGGGTACAGCCGGACAGCGTTGTACATCTACCCGCAGGCTAATCATACATGAGAGCGTATACGATACCTTCACCGGAAGCCTGGCAAAGGCTTATTCCCAGTTGCGCATAGGCAATCCGCTGGATCAGCATAACCATGTGGGGCCGCTTATAGACAAAGCAGCTGTAGATGCTTATCTCAGCGCTATTGAGCAGGTAAAACAGCTGGGCGGCTCCTTCCTGGTGGAAGGCGGCGTACTGACCGGCGCCGGCTTCGAATCCGGCTGCTATGTAAAACCCTGTATCGCAGCAGTAGAAAACACGTATGCGATAGTGCAGCATGAAACATTTGCGCCTATCCTGTATGTGATGAAGTATAAAACGATTGAAGAGGCTATTGCCATGCAAAACGACGTGCCCCAAGGGTTGTCGTCCGCCATCATGACCCTCAACCTGCGTGAAGCAGAGCAATTCCTCTCTGCCTCCGGTTCCGACTGCGGTATAGCTAACGTAAACATTGGCACCTCCGGCGCAGAAATTGGAGGCGCCTTTGGCGGCGAAAAAGAAACCGGTGGTGGCCGCGAAAGTGGCTCCGACGCCTGGAAATCATATATGCGCCGGCAAACCAACACCATTAACTATTCCCACGGATTGCCTTTGGCGCAGGGGATTAAGTTTGAATTTTAG
- a CDS encoding histidine phosphatase family protein — protein MLKTILMATLLAIGSHSYASDPETTTLIFVNAAEVEGSPSADPNLSTNGQEQAAQLAASLDGTEIAAIYTTFMNRAVQTVTPLAKARQQKLDYFRFTGDPDLTSRSVKDMITRNAGKTIVICSDPENIVAMLREAGVKGKDLKTLYDKGCGQVLVVKHSGGSQVLAQKLNMNIQKKV, from the coding sequence ATGTTGAAAACCATTCTTATGGCCACACTGTTGGCTATCGGGTCGCATTCGTATGCCAGCGATCCGGAAACTACTACGCTTATTTTCGTCAATGCTGCCGAAGTAGAAGGTTCCCCTTCAGCAGATCCCAACCTCAGCACCAACGGCCAGGAACAGGCTGCTCAGCTGGCAGCATCCCTCGATGGAACAGAAATAGCTGCTATTTACACGACCTTTATGAACAGAGCCGTACAAACTGTAACGCCGCTTGCCAAAGCCCGGCAACAGAAGCTGGATTATTTTCGCTTTACCGGGGATCCTGACCTGACCAGCCGGTCGGTGAAGGACATGATAACCAGAAATGCAGGTAAGACGATCGTTATTTGCAGTGATCCTGAAAATATTGTAGCGATGCTAAGGGAGGCAGGAGTGAAGGGGAAAGACCTTAAAACCCTTTATGACAAAGGATGTGGACAGGTTCTGGTCGTCAAACACAGTGGTGGCAGCCAGGTGCTAGCACAAAAGTTGAATATGAATATTCAGAAAAAAGTTTAA
- a CDS encoding DoxX family protein has protein sequence MNMLQRVEHWGDTHHPNWLSAVRILLGVFLMYVGIRFVQDRDALTAMINQNPALVTLSMLLGHYVVFVHTVGGLFIAMGLVTRFAAMVNIPVLLGAVFFVHSPTGLFTVYPMVGLSLLVLFLLILFVIEGSGRISVDEYMRRHPEKPRKHKYAE, from the coding sequence ATGAACATGCTACAACGGGTTGAACACTGGGGCGACACACACCACCCCAATTGGCTGAGTGCAGTACGCATTCTGCTGGGTGTATTTTTGATGTACGTAGGTATCCGGTTCGTACAGGACCGCGATGCACTGACGGCAATGATTAATCAAAATCCTGCACTGGTCACATTATCGATGCTGCTCGGGCATTATGTGGTTTTTGTCCACACCGTGGGCGGGCTGTTTATTGCCATGGGCCTGGTGACCAGGTTTGCCGCGATGGTCAATATCCCGGTGCTGCTGGGTGCTGTATTTTTTGTTCATTCTCCTACAGGACTGTTTACCGTATATCCTATGGTAGGGCTTTCTCTGCTGGTGCTGTTCCTGCTGATCCTGTTTGTTATAGAAGGAAGCGGCCGTATTTCGGTAGATGAATATATGCGGAGGCATCCTGAAAAACCCCGTAAACACAAGTACGCCGAGTAG
- a CDS encoding Smr/MutS family protein, giving the protein MKYQIGDRILLLSSKEEGTVVDLVNDNMVMIEMKGTTFPVYLDQIDFPYFHRFTKQKLVQEKPKLIPGDEIKVDRSKYEVFKTDKGMFLSVLPVYQMDGYDETVKLMKFHLFNDTPHAIRFYFQVWLNNQMDLEIKNEIQPYNHFYLSDLLFESLNDNPRLEFTFFLKEPQPKLATSVKKSWKIKPKQMFVQLEQLRSKEEATITYPLFDKFPEREPEPPAPVEQPKKKATATTIGSGNFASLLTKIQLQPETTLEPKDEVDLHIEVLEKNWKGMSNIAILAVQLNAFQRYLELAISHHQHKLVVIHGVGKGKLRDEIHQVLKQTPEVANFVNQYHPKYGYGATEITFR; this is encoded by the coding sequence ATGAAATACCAAATTGGCGACAGGATTCTGCTGTTGAGCTCTAAGGAAGAGGGTACGGTTGTTGACCTCGTGAACGATAATATGGTGATGATAGAAATGAAAGGAACTACTTTTCCTGTATACCTGGATCAGATAGACTTTCCTTATTTCCACCGCTTTACTAAGCAGAAACTGGTGCAGGAGAAACCAAAACTGATCCCGGGGGATGAGATTAAGGTAGACAGAAGTAAATATGAAGTCTTTAAGACAGACAAGGGCATGTTTCTGTCTGTTTTACCGGTATACCAGATGGATGGGTATGATGAAACCGTGAAACTGATGAAGTTCCACCTGTTTAATGATACTCCCCATGCGATACGCTTCTATTTCCAGGTATGGCTGAATAACCAGATGGATCTGGAGATAAAGAACGAGATACAGCCTTATAATCATTTCTACCTGTCGGATCTGCTGTTTGAGTCGTTGAATGATAATCCACGGCTGGAGTTTACCTTTTTCCTGAAGGAGCCGCAACCTAAACTGGCTACTTCTGTGAAGAAAAGCTGGAAAATAAAGCCCAAACAGATGTTTGTACAGCTGGAGCAGCTGCGTAGTAAGGAAGAAGCTACTATAACTTACCCGTTATTTGATAAGTTCCCGGAACGTGAACCGGAACCACCGGCGCCTGTGGAACAGCCTAAGAAAAAGGCTACGGCAACAACGATAGGCTCGGGAAATTTTGCCAGTCTTTTAACCAAAATACAGCTGCAGCCTGAAACCACGCTTGAACCGAAAGACGAGGTAGATCTGCACATAGAAGTATTGGAAAAGAACTGGAAAGGTATGAGCAATATCGCCATTCTGGCGGTTCAGCTGAATGCTTTCCAGCGTTACCTGGAATTGGCTATCAGCCATCATCAGCACAAACTGGTGGTTATTCATGGCGTAGGCAAGGGCAAGCTCCGCGATGAGATTCACCAGGTATTAAAGCAAACTCCCGAAGTGGCGAACTTCGTTAACCAGTACCATCCCAAATATGGCTATGGCGCTACAGAGATAACATTCAGGTAA
- a CDS encoding DUF4870 domain-containing protein, with protein sequence MNPKDERTWGTLVHLGGLIGMFIIPTVGNILGVLILWLIKRNESSLVDEQGKEAINFQITISIAAVALNVLSAILSGLWSMATFWSRGYFFYHWSWFELGNLVWILNVVFSIIAAVKASNGELYKYPVSLRLVK encoded by the coding sequence ATGAACCCAAAAGACGAACGCACCTGGGGGACCCTTGTTCATCTGGGCGGCCTGATAGGCATGTTCATTATACCTACAGTTGGTAACATTCTCGGCGTACTGATCCTCTGGCTGATCAAACGTAATGAGTCATCCCTGGTAGATGAACAGGGCAAAGAAGCCATTAATTTTCAGATCACGATAAGCATTGCAGCCGTGGCGCTCAACGTTCTCAGCGCTATCCTTTCAGGCCTGTGGTCAATGGCCACTTTCTGGAGCCGTGGCTATTTTTTCTATCACTGGAGCTGGTTCGAGCTGGGCAACCTGGTATGGATTCTGAATGTAGTATTCAGCATCATTGCAGCCGTGAAAGCAAGTAACGGAGAATTGTACAAATATCCTGTGAGTTTGAGATTAGTGAAGTAG
- a CDS encoding saccharopine dehydrogenase C-terminal domain-containing protein gives MKRVMIIGAGKIGETAAFLLQQSGDYEVTLADSNEALLQKSIDVRKTRLDVNDATAMQQALKEQDMVLSACPFYLNVKIAAAAAAANTHYFDLTEDVATTNAIREIARHAGVSFMPQCGLAPGFISIAAHDIARQFDTLDTVRLRVGALPQFPTNSLMYNLTWSTDGLINEYCNPCDAIHEGERKEVMPLEGYERFALDGIEYEAFNTSGGLGALAEILDKKVYNLDYKTVRYPGHCNLMKILLNELKLNKKRDMLKEIMEDSIPFTPQDVVLVFVSVSGKVNGRSVQRSYSRKIYNQTVSGRDFTAIQLTTAGAACAVMDLHAKGKLPANGFIRQEDVAFGELINNRFAEYYN, from the coding sequence ATGAAACGTGTAATGATCATCGGCGCCGGCAAGATCGGCGAAACAGCCGCTTTCCTGCTGCAGCAATCGGGCGACTATGAAGTAACGCTGGCCGACAGCAACGAAGCTTTATTACAGAAAAGCATTGATGTACGTAAAACCCGGCTCGACGTTAACGATGCCACTGCCATGCAACAGGCCCTGAAAGAACAGGACATGGTGCTCAGTGCTTGTCCCTTTTACCTGAACGTAAAAATTGCAGCTGCTGCTGCCGCTGCCAATACCCATTATTTTGATCTTACGGAAGATGTAGCTACGACCAATGCCATTCGGGAAATTGCCCGGCATGCAGGTGTCAGCTTTATGCCACAATGCGGACTGGCACCGGGTTTCATCAGCATCGCTGCCCACGACATTGCACGGCAATTTGATACACTGGATACGGTACGCCTGCGGGTAGGCGCACTACCTCAATTTCCAACCAACAGCCTGATGTATAATCTGACCTGGAGCACCGACGGCCTGATCAATGAATACTGCAATCCCTGCGATGCCATCCATGAAGGCGAACGTAAAGAAGTAATGCCATTGGAAGGCTACGAACGCTTTGCGCTCGACGGCATCGAATACGAAGCCTTTAATACCTCAGGCGGACTCGGTGCACTGGCTGAAATCCTCGATAAAAAAGTATATAACCTCGACTATAAAACGGTACGTTACCCTGGCCATTGCAATCTGATGAAGATCCTGCTGAATGAGCTGAAACTCAATAAGAAGCGGGATATGTTGAAGGAAATAATGGAAGATAGTATACCTTTCACCCCGCAGGACGTAGTATTGGTATTTGTATCGGTGTCAGGAAAGGTGAACGGCCGCTCCGTGCAACGCTCCTACTCCCGCAAGATCTATAACCAAACCGTTAGTGGCCGCGACTTTACTGCTATTCAGCTGACCACCGCCGGCGCAGCCTGTGCGGTAATGGACCTGCATGCTAAAGGAAAGCTGCCCGCTAATGGCTTCATTCGCCAGGAAGACGTAGCTTTCGGTGAGCTGATCAACAACCGCTTTGCGGAGTACTATAACTAA